The Apium graveolens cultivar Ventura chromosome 10, ASM990537v1, whole genome shotgun sequence nucleotide sequence AGCCTGCAACTTCCTCTAGTTCGGCCAAGCTCCCAATCTTTTACTACATTCACGGTGGTGGCTTCTGCATTGGCTCCAGAACGTGGCCGAACTGTCAGAATTACTGTTTTAAGCTGGCTTCGCAGCTACAAGCTGTAATTATCTCTCCAGATTATAGGCTAGCACCAGAGATTAGGCTACCTGCAGCCATTGAAGATGGATTTATGGCTGTCAAGTGGCTGCAGGAACAAGCTGTGTCGAAGGAGCCAGATGCGTGGCTTAATGATGTGGCTGATTTTAGCCGTGTTTTTATATCTGGTGATTCAGCTGGAGGTAACATTGCTCATAATTTAGCAGTTCGACTAGGGGCTGGTTCAGCTGAGGTGGCACCAGTTCGAGTCAGGGGCTATGTTTATTTGGCTCCTTTTTTCGGTGGAACTGTTTTAAGCAAGTTTGAGGCCGAGGGACCAAAAGATGCCTTCTTGAACTGGGAGCTCATTGAAAGGTTTGTTTTACACACACAAGTGTTCATTCAAATGCAAACTTATTTAACCTGCAATTGGAAAACTTGCGATTTGCATCACTAAAACCTGTGCTTTGTACTAATGTGATTGGTGGTCAGCATATGATCTGTAGTGAACATGATCTACTTATGCCTTATACCTATATCTGCATAGCCACATCAGCTTGAATATGcattaaaaatttaataattaaattgcGACAGATTCTGGAGGCTCTCGATTCCAGTTGGAGAGACGAGAGATCATCCTTTAGTGAACCCCTTTGGACCTGTTAGCCCGAACCTTGAAGACATGGCTCTTGATCCTATTCTTGTTATAGTGGGTGGAAGTGATTTGCTAAAAGACCGCGCAGAAGACTACGCCAAGAAACTGAAGCAATGGGGAAAGAAGATCGGGTATGTAGAGTTTGAAGGACAGCAGCATGGTTTCTTTACCATCAATCCAGATTCAGCACCTTCGAAAGAGTTGATGCTGCTAATCAAGAAATTCATAACTGAAAATTCCAGCTAAGCAAATTCGGCCTGCATTACCTAATAATCTTGATTGTACCCTTCTGCATTTGTCTGGTTTGTGTGTTGCTGGGCTAAAACAAAATTTATTAAATCCAAACTAATGATAATTCGGGGCATACATAATGGacaaaattaatttatattataaaaataaactaaaacaaaattatacaTACATGTAGAACAATTGTtcaacatttttataaaagccCAGAATAATTATTCTCGCTGTTCTCACATAAAAAATATTCTCACAAAAAACATGTCTCACGTATATAATAGGCCCTAACaggataaaataaatttaatgtATACTATAGATATGagctaaaaaaattaaaacttcGTAGCATTACTTTATCAAAACCAAAAATATATTCATTATAATTAGTTAGTTGAATTTCAATCTTTGAATCGATTGATTTAGCcgaaaataaaatatgaatacaTCTACAGGACTTTATTTAAAGCTTATATACTATACTCTAATAGccggaatgaggtataatttgtagtttggttaatccctcattttggttatccctttcCACCACGACCGTTGGATCatcttcatcaaataatcagagccgttagatccgaatactaaaaaaatacactccacaagttctcaggttcgaatcccgtcaacaacaaatatttatattattatttataaagatacatataagttctcaAGTTCGAATCCTgttaacaacaaacatttatattatttataaagatatatATAAGTTTTAAGATTCGAATCTCACTCACTAACAACAAACATctacattattatttatgaata carries:
- the LOC141690173 gene encoding strigolactones hydrolase CXE15-like; the protein is MSTNNETAINPYEVEDVRGVLHIYSDGSIVRSAKPSFSVPVHDDGSVIFKDALFDAANNLQLRLYKPATSSSSAKLPIFYYIHGGGFCIGSRTWPNCQNYCFKLASQLQAVIISPDYRLAPEIRLPAAIEDGFMAVKWLQEQAVSKEPDAWLNDVADFSRVFISGDSAGGNIAHNLAVRLGAGSAEVAPVRVRGYVYLAPFFGGTVLSKFEAEGPKDAFLNWELIERFWRLSIPVGETRDHPLVNPFGPVSPNLEDMALDPILVIVGGSDLLKDRAEDYAKKLKQWGKKIGYVEFEGQQHGFFTINPDSAPSKELMLLIKKFITENSS